GGTCGTTTTAGAACCTTTGAGTCATATACATACTAGGACTTTGCACCACATTTTCAGTGTTTCTTTGACTACTTTATTGCTCTagacgttttaaaaaaaataagtagcTTAGATTGCATATCTAGCCATGAAATTTCAGGCTTACCTTGAATCCATAATAATAACCGAGTTATATACTTCATCTAAACCCAACAACACCTATGAGATAAGAGCACTTCTTGAAACCAAACTCCTAGGTCAAGGTTATAAGCATTAGTTTTCATTAATCGTAAATAATCCTCCATTTTAAAGTTACATTTCCTTGTAGTTTGACATATTTGACGAAGAAAATCTTATTCGTTTCTAGATTGAACACCAAATAAATCTTATGTAGCTTTCCACAAATCTTTATTGTTTGTGAATCTCATGAGTTGGATAGCCATATCGGAGTCATTGAGTTGTAAAGCCAACTGAACAACAATAGATCGATAGTGACCCAATGTTTAAAAGTAGGATTGACGATGACTATAGCAGACAAGCTTGATGACACACCTGGATTTGTGTCGTCTTTGTCTTCAGTCACTGTGTGGTGCTGGCTTCTTGGCCGATCGTCAAAATTTTGAGGGGCCTGATCTTTTGCCGATCAAATGTCCTTCATGTCACACCCCAAACCATACTGTGACCAAAATGCTGAAGTAGTAGAAATAAGATATGAGTTAGTTACaaccttgaaattttcttatcgcaaatcttattctcaactttttttaaacgaTTAACAACATTCAAAAGGCAACAGTGGTCAATGTAACgccaagaaaaataaatacaaaccaaaatgtatactttattaataacatgtGTTTCATACATTATTACAATACTTTGACCAAATAACCAATGGTTAACTAGATCCAAAACGTCTTGAATCACCATCCAAAACGTCTTGAATCACCTCGCCgcaaatccttcaaccttcttctctacttggcctaaacgCCTGATCCtagaagataaaattttaaaacgtaagtATAAAAGACTTAATGAGCTTTTATGAAAACTTTTCGCAAtacattttcataatcatttggaaaaaataatatcaaatcatttaaacataacGAAAAATCATTTTACTTCGCATAAACttaacaaatcatttcatttcgcCAAGGATCCCAAATCGTTATCTACActtggtctcattacctcgCATTTAGACTACTGTATCAACAGCATCCGAGAACATACTAATTCATTATTGTTACTCAGACCGCTATGCTTTATAAGTTTCTTTCAACGCATAAGCTAGTTTCTTATCACCATGTAGCCTGTGCACCCCATTGTGGCCTTAACTCTTTATGCGTACATAAAAAttagcatcatctcaaagaaacaactaatggtttgaaaaccattttatagattgaaatcataatcatcaaatcgaaagctttaacattataaatcatgtttgaaaacataacttttcatagaaatctcTTTGAAACACTCTCATTCGAATTCCTCTTTCAAATCAGTAAAGAGAAatcataataaagtttttaacataaattcattttagaGAAAAGTACTCACCAAAATTTACTAAAGAAGTCATCCTTCTTCTCGCAAGCATCTTCTCGCATGACTAAAGCAACAACACTTcaacatttcaacaaaactctcATCATTTCCTCTTTAGTTACCTAAATTCTCTTATTTATAGAGCTCTTAAACTAACTTAGTCATACATAAACTTTTCTCAGTTCACTAGCTTCTGCTTAAAACTTTACACGtgtaaattaatattcaaCTTAACCATGCTTAAATTCTTAATCTTACATGTTAACTCCtgtcaaatcagatttgacCTTTTTTTCGCCAGACCTTGCTTCCACTTAACCCAAACCCCGAATAACTTTAATCATTTCTCGCgtggttatatttttactataagaAACCTTCCATgcgaactaaccaacttttactcgcATAGAACTCTTATCGTAAACTTAAACTCCAAGGCTTCCTCGCAAACTTCTTCTCCGAGAAACACTTGGTTCTTCTAGCGAAGACCACTCAAAACGCCTAGTCTAGCACTGTcaactttcactttttaacTTACGCAAagactttttctcttcttatcacacaatttttttttgcgaACTACCCACTTAATCGCAAAAACGTATACTTAagtataaaagattttatcgtttaattctttttgtgGATTTATTCAAACGCGAACTTCTTAATACTTAGCCGAGTTTTACTTccttactcaaattaaaaatgggtCTCACACTTCAAGCTTGTACCCTCCGAGAACAGGGAGGGCGAGAGTTTTTGATAGGAGATACTTGTTCTTCATTGTGCTAAGTTGATTCAAGACTTGGTTCAAAGGTGCGTGGGTTAGTAAAGGAAGGTGTAAAAGAGGCAGAAAGAGCAACAATATTTTGGGAGGCGTTTGCCATCAGGCTGTGATACCAGCAAGAAGTTCCATCGAAATGataattggaaaagaaagtAGAGGGAAGATAAATTGGGTATTAAATTCCTTTGGATTTCTAAGCATTGCATTTATGGCAGCCAATGAGCttcttttataacaaaattatcccatttttttaacaataatcaattaaagaatgaaataaatagTGCACACATTGGTTGTGCAATTACATGTGGCTGATAGGCTTAGAGATaacaaacaattaacaaattcatttattagaAATAATATTACACTCTCTTATTATTTGGCTCCAACCGGCTGATATTTGCTGACTGGTTTGCTGTTTCAGCATGGTCTTCTCTAACATATACAACcgtatttttgtttaatatatatacatatatatatataggctcaatgaattatatagatattatataaactattttttataaagtttattttattttataaacccttccttaatattttttatgtatgtGTATTATCGTATTGAATACATATGAGATATCATACATAGAGTTTGTATTAACTATTTAAGTGAAGCGATAAAATACCTTTTTAactaataacaatttagtccATCTATATTTTTTggctttatattttaattaataacagtttaatttctatcataatatatatatatatatatatatatatattaaaaatgaatgtcACCTTATCttcataaaaaacaaaaattttgatatcgtcaaatttgatatcaatttttaatgaTGAAATGCTTCGAAATCGTGTTGTAAAGAAgatgaattattattaaataaagttcaaaaactaaattgttacgaTATCTCaccaaattatttattaagcAAAtcgaaaacaaagaaaaacaaactaaaaacatCAGTATCATTGAAACAACTCACTCGTATAAATCATACTTCATAACTGTGAATCCTTTCAATTACACTTCTGTTCCATTTGAAACCCGATTCTATTCACAACTTAAACACAACAAACATATCGATAATCCCTGCATCTGTTGCTACTAGGCAATTCAACTCTTTTAGCTCCAAAGAACCATTCGACACCAACATTGTTCTTGTCCttgtttaaataattgatGGCTCAAATTCGTTGGAAGATGAAGGCTGTAAAGCACGAATTTTTACTTCATATTTCATGCACCTTGAGACTTCATTGGGCAAGGATGATGAATCTGATCCATCTGAAACAAGTGGTGAGGAGGCAGTATGGTTACTATGAGCATTTCCAATATAGTTTCCACACTTTCGACACAGTAGTTTGATTCTTCGCCGAAACAGACCCCAAGAGTTTTTTGAGAAATGAGGCACACATTGAAGTTCATCGACCTGCGTAAATCTGCTTTCATCGATGTTTAGAAATGATATGATCCCTCGCTTTATCGATTTACCATATTTAGAGCCAATGGTCGATGTGTTGCGGTTAATAGAGCTCAAGTTCAGTTCGTATCCACAAGCCCCACAGCTGTATGAAATAAAACAGCGTCATTACAAGTTGACCAGAAGCAAATAGGACATGCATAGAATACATAGAGGTGGCTTAGTTAATGCTAGGGATAGCCATGGGAATGAAATGGTACTAGAACTCCAACTTTCTCGGCCTCATCAAAATTTATGCTTAACAAAACTTATATTGGGCATATCTATTTCAGGATGATTTTAAGATATATAATTGTCATCTACCGTTTCACACAAAATTACAGTAATAAAGCATTTTCAAATGTCAAGCTACTTGAATCCCCACAATCAAATGTTAAGGGTTCCAATTTCATGAGAGTACTCTGAACTCAAAGGCTGGAAAAAGGACTTGAAGTGACAGTTCTTAACAGCcgctaattatttatttttttaaattgtccTTAGCTTTTTCTTAACATAAAGATTAAGGTTTAGGACATAAAATCGTCTCTATGTTCCATAGAGTCAATTTGACTAAGTTTTAGGACAAGAGTTACCAACTTCATCTCCCCTAGAAACAGGATTTGAAAACAGGGattttgattaattgattTGCTGTCTGAATTAGTCTCACGCCTTTTCTTCAATGGAAGTACGTGATCCTTCTCTTGATTTCTCATCTTCTAGTGAAATCCATGAGTCTAGGATCAAATATACGTTTacatttgttttgaattgaatatGACAAACTTTCTAACATCTACAGAAAGGTTCTATTAgttaaaatctttttcatAAAAGGCCCACTGGGTTGTTGTCCGTCTTTTATTCTTCATGAAACGTGAGAAAAATTAATGGAATCTACCAGAGAAAGCAGAGGGgagattttcaaatatgaaaataaagagaattgaatatatatactacaaaTCAACCACATGGCAGAATTCATTATGATTATGATGGAAGTTTACAAATAGAGGTGAAGTTTCAATCTTAACCAACAAACTCCAATCACAGTTCATTGTTAAACTGTCTACCCCAACAGTTGGTTTAAATAAGTGCATCAAAGTCGAGAAAGATTATAGCCATCTCCATCATGCTAATTACTACCAGAATTTCTTAAACAGGTCAGACCAATCAGTGGAGTACCCTACAGTTTAGCTCTATTACATCTATTGACAGTTCTCCAATCCCAatataaacacaaaaaactattatttttttctcttttcaacaCAAAAATCTGTTGAATTCCAACGTAACCGAACCCAAACAATCTTTCACCGAAAGCAGTCGGGATCAAATCGTACTGAAGAAGAATTCATGATTTTCCCAATACTAATCAGTTCAAAACCGATTCAAGTAATGTACAAACAAAGGAATAGTCCCAAACCCGTTACTTAAATCAGGCAATTCACCCAACCCTTCAATCagaacaaaacacaaaaagagAATCAGAAACCGGAACAGTATATACAAACAGATATCTGTAAAACTAAAAGTTGAGTCACAGTGAGAGATAGGAGGCAAAGATTAGATTGAACCTGTAATAAACATCTCtgcgagaagaagaagggaagagCGAAGCTGAGGAGAAGGACTGGACGTGAGTTCCATGGGCGTAATCGTCTCCGAAGACCGGCGACTGCCTCATTCTACTGGTTGAGAATACAACGGCCGTCTCCGATGGTGGGGGCAACGGTTGACGAGGATATCGAGGTGGTAAATGGGGAATCGCAGTCGGTAGAAACGATGATCCAATTTAGAGAGTATCGATCAAATTACGAGTTAAATATAAACGAGctcaagaataaaaaaaacagatgCAATGATctcaaaacagaaaa
This is a stretch of genomic DNA from Cucumis sativus cultivar 9930 chromosome 4, Cucumber_9930_V3, whole genome shotgun sequence. It encodes these proteins:
- the LOC105435260 gene encoding uncharacterized protein At4g08330, chloroplastic — protein: MRQSPVFGDDYAHGTHVQSFSSASLFPSSSRRDVYYSCGACGYELNLSSINRNTSTIGSKYGKSIKRGIISFLNIDESRFTQVDELQCVPHFSKNSWGLFRRRIKLLCRKCGNYIGNAHSNHTASSPLVSDGSDSSSLPNEVSRCMKYEVKIRALQPSSSNEFEPSII